One genomic window of Candidatus Palauibacter australiensis includes the following:
- a CDS encoding TonB-dependent receptor, which produces MIRAARLDIEERGLVIGTNRFGFYSVELPPGRYSIRVSSLGYETMTEVVDLRETTSLDFGLPLRPVIVSELTVTADREPPDLDPASVDMSVVRLDVPSLSELPLVLGEADPVRTLTLYPGISTANDATTAINVRGGAGDENQIRLDDSEVFNPAHAIGLFSTFNSDAVGDVTLYKGGIPARYGGRLSSVLEIHQREGNSREFEGAATIGLLSSRLSLQGPLFDGRGSWLVAGRRTYADLFLGLSSDPSIQESTAYFYDLNAKANARYGATGQVMLSGYFGRDRLRIGTQASAAWGNATGTLRWNHVFGPVFSHLTVTYSDYEYHIQNSFNARSASLDAGIRNFSVTVDESWDVGPSDRLEFGLGLRSYEIQPANIAPGEGSSVIATEFESRKGLAPEAYIEHETEIGRLGLRYGLRAGGFIRRGAATVYDYENDAPVVYRPALGRYEPGAIVDSTRYGNGEKIVSYGGLEPRLGLRFSLSDASSLKASYSRTRQYLRLVTNTNSPTPLDLWDPVGPYVKPHVADQFALGYVTALAGGRYALSGEVYHKRARHLIDYVDGADIYFSRRLETLLLPGEGRGYGVEFLLRKTRGRLTGWASYTLARSDQRTPGLTAADPGVNGGDWYPSPYDRTHDFALTGLYRLGEDWSLGANFIFATGLPTTYPVARYQFAGLILGEYGPRNARRLPAYHRLDVSATRKWGRGELQFGLFNVYNRFNAQAIAFRQNRDSRTVTEAVETAVFGLVPSISYRWNF; this is translated from the coding sequence GTGATTCGGGCCGCGCGGCTCGACATCGAGGAGCGTGGCCTCGTCATCGGGACCAACCGGTTCGGGTTCTACTCGGTCGAACTGCCTCCCGGCCGGTACTCGATCCGCGTCTCCAGCCTCGGCTACGAGACCATGACCGAGGTCGTGGACCTCCGGGAGACGACCTCGCTGGACTTCGGGCTCCCCCTCAGGCCGGTCATCGTGTCGGAACTCACGGTGACCGCCGACCGGGAACCGCCGGACCTCGACCCGGCGAGCGTGGACATGAGCGTCGTGCGGCTCGATGTCCCATCCCTCTCCGAACTTCCGCTTGTCCTCGGCGAGGCGGATCCGGTCCGCACGCTGACCCTCTATCCCGGCATCAGCACGGCCAACGACGCGACGACCGCGATCAACGTGCGCGGCGGCGCGGGAGACGAGAACCAGATTCGCCTCGACGACTCCGAGGTGTTCAATCCGGCCCACGCGATCGGCCTCTTCTCGACCTTCAACTCGGACGCGGTGGGGGATGTCACCCTCTACAAGGGCGGGATCCCGGCCCGCTACGGCGGGCGGCTCTCCTCCGTGCTGGAGATCCACCAGCGCGAAGGGAACTCGCGCGAGTTCGAGGGGGCGGCGACGATCGGCCTCCTCTCCAGCCGTCTGAGCCTCCAGGGCCCCCTCTTCGACGGAAGGGGATCCTGGCTCGTCGCGGGCCGCCGCACCTACGCGGACCTCTTCCTCGGCCTGTCGAGCGACCCCTCGATCCAGGAGAGCACCGCCTACTTCTACGACCTCAACGCAAAGGCGAACGCGCGCTACGGCGCCACCGGCCAGGTCATGCTCTCCGGCTACTTCGGCCGCGACCGGCTGCGGATCGGAACCCAGGCCTCCGCCGCGTGGGGGAACGCGACGGGCACGCTGCGCTGGAACCACGTGTTCGGCCCGGTCTTCTCCCATCTGACCGTGACCTACAGCGACTACGAGTATCACATACAGAACAGCTTCAACGCGCGATCCGCCTCGCTCGACGCGGGGATCCGCAACTTCAGCGTGACGGTCGACGAGTCGTGGGACGTGGGTCCTTCGGACCGGCTGGAGTTCGGGCTGGGGCTCCGCAGCTACGAGATCCAGCCCGCGAACATCGCCCCCGGCGAGGGCTCGTCGGTCATCGCCACGGAGTTCGAGTCCCGGAAGGGCCTTGCTCCCGAGGCGTACATCGAGCACGAAACGGAGATCGGACGCCTGGGGCTCCGCTACGGGCTTCGGGCGGGCGGCTTCATCCGCCGGGGCGCGGCGACGGTCTACGACTACGAGAACGACGCGCCCGTGGTGTATCGTCCGGCGCTGGGCCGGTACGAGCCCGGCGCCATCGTGGACAGCACGCGGTACGGAAACGGGGAGAAGATCGTCTCCTACGGGGGCCTCGAACCGCGGCTCGGGTTGCGCTTCAGCCTCAGCGACGCCTCGTCGCTCAAGGCGAGCTACTCCCGCACGCGGCAGTACCTGCGGTTGGTGACGAACACGAACTCCCCGACTCCGCTCGACCTGTGGGATCCCGTCGGGCCGTACGTGAAGCCGCACGTCGCGGACCAGTTTGCGCTCGGCTACGTGACCGCGCTCGCCGGGGGGCGCTACGCGCTCTCGGGAGAGGTCTACCACAAGCGGGCGCGCCACCTGATCGACTACGTGGACGGGGCGGACATCTACTTCAGCCGCCGGCTCGAAACGCTTCTCCTGCCGGGCGAGGGACGCGGATACGGCGTGGAGTTCCTCCTGAGGAAGACCCGCGGGCGCCTCACGGGTTGGGCGAGCTATACGCTCGCTCGGTCGGATCAGCGGACGCCCGGGCTCACGGCGGCGGATCCCGGGGTCAACGGCGGGGATTGGTACCCCTCTCCCTACGACCGGACGCACGACTTCGCCCTGACGGGACTGTACAGACTCGGCGAGGACTGGAGCCTGGGGGCGAACTTCATCTTCGCCACGGGGCTGCCGACGACCTACCCCGTCGCGCGGTATCAGTTCGCGGGGCTGATCCTGGGAGAGTACGGGCCGCGGAACGCCAGACGCCTTCCGGCCTATCATCGTCTGGACGTGTCGGCCACCAGGAAGTGGGGCCGGGGAGAACTCCAGTTCGGGCTCTTCAACGTGTACAACCGCTTCAACGCGCAGGCGATCGCCTTCCGCCAGAATCGGGACTCGCGGACCGTCACCGAGGCGGTGGAGACGGCCGTGTTCGGCCTGGTGCCCAGCATCAGCTACCGGTGGAACTTCTGA
- a CDS encoding DUF4249 domain-containing protein codes for MGGGGGNRAVTAGRLLALAGCLAAAGCERVVDVDIPDPVPRLVVEGRIERIKGAPSGRQRIRLSTTAGFFDSRPTPPATGAIVTVVDGAGRAYSFAEIEPGLYGTEHLFARVGEAYTLFLEYAGDVYEASALLREVPPIDSLYFVYEEETLFIDEEGYRATIDFADPAGVTNYYLWEQLVEGVNEIPPDPGNAINLVSRDELYDGQDVIGFQPNDEIAIAPGAHAEIRQISLSRLGYDYYYALFEQNALGSANPFSIPPANVRGNVTNLDRPARFAFGFFGAAEVSVAKGLAPDR; via the coding sequence ATGGGTGGCGGCGGCGGGAATCGCGCGGTGACGGCGGGCCGCCTGCTCGCGTTGGCCGGGTGCCTTGCGGCGGCGGGCTGCGAACGGGTCGTGGACGTCGACATTCCGGACCCCGTGCCAAGGCTCGTCGTGGAAGGGCGGATCGAACGTATCAAGGGTGCGCCGAGCGGCCGGCAGCGCATCCGGCTGTCGACGACGGCGGGCTTCTTCGACAGCCGGCCCACCCCGCCCGCGACCGGCGCCATCGTCACGGTCGTCGATGGGGCCGGCCGCGCCTACTCGTTCGCGGAGATCGAGCCGGGCCTGTACGGGACGGAACATCTCTTCGCGCGCGTCGGCGAGGCGTACACGCTCTTCCTCGAGTACGCGGGTGACGTGTACGAGGCGTCGGCTCTGCTGCGGGAGGTGCCCCCGATCGATTCGCTGTATTTCGTGTACGAAGAGGAGACGCTCTTCATCGACGAGGAGGGCTATCGGGCCACGATCGACTTCGCGGATCCGGCCGGGGTCACGAACTACTACCTGTGGGAACAACTCGTGGAGGGAGTGAACGAGATCCCGCCGGACCCCGGAAACGCGATCAACCTCGTGAGCCGGGACGAACTGTACGACGGGCAGGATGTGATCGGCTTCCAGCCGAACGATGAGATCGCCATCGCGCCCGGCGCACACGCGGAGATCCGCCAGATCTCGCTCTCGCGGCTGGGCTACGACTACTACTACGCGCTCTTCGAGCAGAATGCGCTCGGGTCGGCGAACCCCTTTTCCATTCCCCCCGCCAACGTACGGGGGAACGTCACGAACCTGGACCGCCCGGCCCGCTTCGCGTTCGGCTTCTTCGGGGCGGCGGAAGTGAGCGTCGCGAAGGGGCTCGCGCCCGACCGGTAG
- a CDS encoding sterol desaturase family protein — MFDDPGTLKAAGAALALAILWLVEGILPMFEGRSARAGHGARNVALGVGNAAVAAVIFAAATLFVTEGARERGFGLLHLLELPAWARIGLAVVIFDAWQYLWHRLNHQVRFLWRFHQVHHSDAELDATSGLRFHTGEIVLSSIARLAVLPILGVTVAELLVYEAILLPIILFHHSNVRLPGRVDRRLRWLIVTPWMHWVHHSDHQPETDSNYSSIFSFWDRAFGSFRLRSEPRDIRLGLENVDRSEWGTLRGMLSMPFRRERHE, encoded by the coding sequence GTGTTCGACGATCCCGGTACTCTGAAGGCGGCGGGGGCCGCTCTCGCGCTCGCCATCCTGTGGCTGGTCGAGGGCATCCTCCCGATGTTCGAGGGCCGGAGCGCGAGGGCGGGGCATGGAGCGCGGAACGTCGCCCTCGGCGTGGGAAACGCGGCGGTGGCGGCCGTCATCTTCGCCGCGGCCACACTCTTCGTGACGGAAGGGGCGAGGGAACGCGGTTTCGGACTGCTTCACCTGCTCGAACTCCCGGCGTGGGCCAGGATCGGGCTCGCGGTGGTGATCTTCGATGCGTGGCAGTACCTGTGGCACCGGCTGAATCACCAGGTCCGGTTCCTGTGGCGCTTCCACCAGGTCCACCATTCGGATGCGGAACTGGACGCCACGTCGGGTCTCCGCTTTCACACCGGGGAGATCGTGCTCTCCTCGATCGCGCGGCTCGCCGTGCTTCCCATCCTCGGCGTGACCGTGGCCGAACTCCTCGTCTATGAGGCGATTCTCCTCCCCATCATCCTCTTCCACCACAGCAACGTGCGGCTGCCCGGCCGGGTGGACCGGCGTCTGCGCTGGCTCATCGTCACGCCGTGGATGCACTGGGTGCATCACTCGGACCACCAGCCGGAGACCGACTCGAACTATTCGAGCATCTTCTCCTTCTGGGACCGGGCCTTCGGGAGCTTCCGGCTCCGGTCGGAGCCGCGCGATATCCGTCTCGGGCTCGAGAACGTGGATCGCTCGGAGTGGGGGACGCTGCGCGGGATGCTGTCGATGCCCTTCCGGCGCGAGCGTCACGAGTAG